From Saccharomycodes ludwigii strain NBRC 1722 chromosome IV, whole genome shotgun sequence, one genomic window encodes:
- the MSC6 gene encoding Msc6p (similar to Saccharomyces cerevisiae YOR354C | MSC6 | Meiotic Sister-Chromatid recombination), whose amino-acid sequence MKHFFASSSIGSAVTTTKTTTLLFKRLQSTTTLPNTTNNATKPPGLSIRLANLIENNLKENKSSSEIFNNLNTEVDANMRPGYKIYKSAPLTQALKNLLKKSENDSKIENIQNSSILPPSPYEILTKLINLDIASPVHFELVMADLLKNHHSYKDVLSLWVLFIQNFDATSGSSRTLSGGKRSSFTLNNIRSYVAIAYLGTCIENNSSTPSYEILSKILQVSENNGSSDIPFALIHRFIVNDAVIVNDPNLVEQFTSLFQELYNSYIESHIVNKNTGKFDASFLSNSNRVSDLRQIIELYNDKTNKYPQIYQSLMVALTDLNYAPEAIKLYNNHKDSKDCKRALLYAVSELNAPNKVKYDRLQALWNTLFVLPTTKDSGNVLEAEDYKWMLKSLYKCKNFKNFNNFWFNDVPKDFKDKYISLQAVYYECTPLYSDPKVLTNAVSFLKKNFNKNTEQDLTSLLVKVLNELLVAKDFINYDSLIAISNPILLNKNYDFLASKLHSYLVRDQKSGSKIEIEDLLLKFPLEENFYKVVESLTKVTQDPKVIEKLVSIIMSHKLELKSQYQEIIATIIKFYFRNNSFEKSEDIFKESFQQILAHDKSTRRVVEDIRLLVDSMISGFTEKLISTKDNSFFNKLNVYFEVFNASAIKLNEISRVPLMETILSNRAMNRLIHAIALSNGKLTESESQIVDKFLLYYEKHKKFYRINVKDSIKLNLN is encoded by the coding sequence ATGAAACACTTTTTTGCCAGTAGCTCTATTGGATCTGCTGTTACAActacaaaaacaacaacactaTTATTTAAGCGTCTTcaatcaacaacaactttACCCAACACTACCAACAATGCTACTAAACCCCCAGGTTTAAGCATCAGATTAGCCAACttgattgaaaataatttgaagGAAAACAAATCAAGCTctgaaatttttaataatttaaataccGAAGTAGATGCTAACATGAGACCAGgctataaaatttataaatctGCTCCATTAACTCAAGCTTTAAAAAacttgttaaaaaaatcagaaAATGATTctaaaatagaaaacaTACAAAATTCCTCAATTTTGCCCCCCTCGCCATATGAGATTTTAactaaattaattaatttagaTATTGCCTCTCCAGTTCATTTCGAATTAGTTATGGCCGATCTCCTAAAAAACCATCATTCCTATAAAGACGTTTTATCTTTATGGGTCTTATTTATCCAAAACTTTGATGCAACAAGTGGTTCCAGTAGAACACTTTCAGGTGGTAAGAGATCCTCTTTTACCTTGAATAATATTAGGAGCTATGTTGCCATTGCATATTTAGGTACCtgtattgaaaataatagtagcaCTCCAAGTTATGAAATCTTGTCTAAGATTTTACAAGTTTCTGAAAACAATGGCAGTAGTGATATACCATTTGCTTTGATACATAGATTTATTGTCAATGATGCAGTTATCGTTAACGATCCAAATCTTGTTGAACAGTTCACATCGTTGTTCCAAGAATTGTACAACAGCTACATTGAATCACAcattgtaaataaaaatactggCAAGTTTGATGCTTCTTTCTTATCTAATTCCAACAGGGTCTCCGATTTAAGGCAAATAATTGAACTTTACAATGATAAAACCAACAAATATCCACAAATTTATCAATCTTTGATGGTTGCATTAACCGATTTAAATTATGCACCAGAGGccattaaattatataacaaCCACAAAGATTCTAAAGACTGTAAAAGAGCTTTATTATATGCTGTTAGTGAGTTAAATGCCCCAAATAAAGTCAAGTACGATAGGTTACAAGCTTTATGGAACACGCTATTTGTTTTACCCACTACTAAGGATAGTGGCAATGTTTTAGAAGCTGAAGATTATAAATGGATGTTGAAAAGTTTGTACAAATgcaaaaatttcaaaaattttaacaacTTCTGGTTTAATGATGTGCCCAAAGATTTTAaggataaatatattagttTACAAGCCGTTTATTATGAGTGCACTCCACTATACTCAGATCCAAAAGTTTTAACTAATGctgtttcatttttaaaaaagaattttaacaaaaatactGAACAAGATTTAACCTCGTTACTTgttaaagttttaaatgAGTTGCTAGTTGCTAAggattttataaattatgaTTCTTTAATAGCTATCTCTAATCCTATTTTGctcaacaaaaattatgatTTCTTAGCCAGCAAATTACACAGTTATTTGGTTAGGGATCAGAAATCTGGTTCTAAGATCGAAATTGAGGATCTGTTGCTTAAATTCCCGTTAGAAGAAAATTTCTATAAAGTTGTGGAAAGCTTAACCAAAGTTACCCAAGACCCTAAggttattgaaaaattagtGAGCATTATCATGTCACATAAATTGGAATTAAAGTCGCAATATCAAGAAATTATAGCGACTatcattaaattttatttccgCAACAATtcctttgaaaaaagtgAGGATATTTTTAAGGAAAGTTTCCAACAAATTTTAGCGCATGATAAATCGACTAGAAGAGTTGTTGAAGATATCCGTCTTTTAGTTGATTCAATGATTAGTGGGTTTACTGAAAAACTAATTAGTACAAAGGACaacagtttttttaataaactaaatgtttattttgaaGTTTTTAACGCATCTGCTATCAAATTGAATGAAATCAGCAGAGTACCATTAATGGAAACTATCTTATCCAACCGTGCCATGAACAGGTTGATCCATGCAATTGCTTTATCCAATGGCAAATTAACTGAAAGTGAATCACAAATCGTTGACAAATTTTTGCTCTATTATGAAAAGcacaaaaaattttacagGATTAACGTTAAAGATTCAATTAAATTGAATTTGAACTGa
- the CYC3 gene encoding holocytochrome c synthase CYC3 (similar to Saccharomyces cerevisiae YAL039C | CYC3 | CYtochrome C): MGWFWADATSTTNKKLNNNATAASIADNNISSCPVMHASNTTTTPTINNVNRVEGCPVLAHGSSVMDSSSALNPLNNIPAYLPDEKLPNQKLDLPKDRTLSSIPKNDGSLWEYPSPQQMYNAMVRKGKIDPITGEEIPEDAVESMVDIHNFLNEGCWKEVLHWENTYHPQPSDGKPIKLLKFTGRPNDLSPMARWQLFLSKLFPNSYSPFPPFDRHDWTVLRPDPTINAESASSDVPGYKKVRYVIDFYDGPDEEDGNPTFYVNCRPALDDFESCKDRFLEFTQPVLNKFFDNNSSDKK; this comes from the coding sequence ATGGGTTGGTTTTGGGCTGATGCTACTTCGACAACTAAtaagaaattaaataataatgctacTGCTGCTAGCATCGCCGATAACAATATATCCAGCTGTCCAGTCATGCACGCTAGCAATACCACCACTACTCCTACAATTAATAACGTAAATAGAGTAGAAGGTTGTCCCGTTTTGGCTCATGGATCTTCGGTGATGGATTCATCCTCTGCGCTAAATCCGTTAAATAACATACCAGCTTATTTACCAGATGAAAAATTACCAAACCAAAAATTAGATTTACCCAAAGATCGTACACTAAGTTCTATCCCTAAAAATGATGGATCATTGTGGGAATATCCATCACCCCAACAAATGTATAATGCCATGGTAAGAAAGGGCAAAATTGATCCAATTACAGGTGAAGAAATTCCAGAAGATGCCGTAGAAAGTATGGTTGATATTCATAACTTCCTTAATGAAGGATGCTGGAAAGAAGTTTTACACTGGGAGAATACGTATCATCCACAACCAAGTGATGGAAAAcctattaaattattgaaatttacTGGCAGACCAAATGACCTGAGCCCTATGGCTAGGTGGCAACTATTTTTAAGTAAATTGTTTCCTAATTCTTATAGTCCATTTCCACCATTTGATAGACACGATTGGACTGTTTTAAGACCTGATCCAACTATTAATGCGGAAAGTGCTAGTTCGGACGTACCTGGGTATAAAAAAGTTAGATACGTTATTGATTTCTATGATGGTCCTGACGAAGAAGATGGGAATCCCACTTTTTATGTCAACTGTAGACCAGCTTTGGATGATTTTGAAAGTTGTAAAGATAGGTTTTTGGAGTTCACCCAACCTGTGTTGAACAAATTCTTTGACAACAATAGCAGTGATAAAAAATAG
- the SOG2 gene encoding Sog2p (similar to Saccharomyces cerevisiae YOR353C | SOG2 | key component of the RAM signaling network) yields the protein MDSLRTGIESNSASSNQQQQHVIQYNQSTNNNVLTGNISESTLAKQKLIQYVSKELNNDTVIRLSHLDLNFLPEEAVDLIINNPTQVDKLYMQKNLLSTLPLNFNKLMHLRLLDLKENKFTTIPAKSLPPSLEILDISFNRIDDLPKYLHKYLPNLKYLNLKENNIKNVNILQPLISLEKLRILELDDDKEQDLELVKEMELYPEDTVKALKKYFEKQQQQQQQQQQSQLTKASRRMGIVYNDDPNSSDSSTPISSRSKQLQSTAINTNSNENFLDNHSKYNDYFKRLSVLPEEVNENYLNSSSEDISLDESDGLISYNQQESTSVTTSASSMKYSKLHKSPHHFHNKHHNHLSNHVTNPSPLNHHEHYYQNTHHNVSEKHISRNNSGTVVGTSSFPHVINKNSEKKDTNNNNTANVVTGVAGNSSNVNTTSIQHKSISSLLPTSSTSTPNLLLHNNLAMVNNNNGTSTNSPHHSHHNNNVYQSQSTRPANDASLMPQLHNTISASGSSLNTLASTTNYNIKRKPYKKLDVFNTMVNDGISAAAATTIDTTTTNSSNSSVNILSSTLPPNTPNHLSKGNTAPSNINITSKKLPKLTTGEIKNIKYERLVLGCRKLLFTFTECQQTIRRITSFAKDKTVAMNVVSLLYGVRSHIDNLVEVLEIAETHFDAVHPSVLIQSCTVIIPIFKQIFHLLSNNFNSFFQSNDICFIRMFYAIILCAYTEMYNAYNLVCTTSKERQQSFSRRSAANNASVNNNNNYHTGIVNSSANDNKHLMERPQRNVSQRKASLTQGSMPQQSQLQQQQFIKRGLRSSSISSVINANPSNNIAATNTSNTPSTNNVNSIPLSVTRTNNSTSSVSSTASVASLNIATATNFNNSLPSLSTVGNNNANITVTNPSNDSSTISMPNNSNTSSTTNVINNPTGLFTVPPSLSHKGSSTSQLGVRSRSNTLQQRYTPPKLSTTPITNVMINSNTHGSNNIGNNSANTSTSIIADASPSSSMQKNMAVESNSNNNSSGSSSSSSSSSNSNNNNNITIDSANDNIVNAKNTDTEDTEQEQYTTGVNNNEAEIDLQLYKILQSVISMTNIVHSQLNTAISKAAMEHAKQQSGGKNTDLGTNSNTSFSGLASKLKVLTSTCVGCMELSANLKNRLAVLLDVGNGLEQDKELLSAGEKRKTWEIINMFLKSIISLLANAKSIMKDIPELDNLRPNLANLAKITKEVTVILDCSSYKTVGNKSNTNGSVNNDSSQCQWTIGNTPISTPSLASSNTVNPFDQLY from the coding sequence ATGGATTCTTTAAGAACGGGAATAGAGTCTAATTCAGCATCATCTaatcagcaacaacaacatgtTATCCAGTATAACCAAAGCACTAACAACAATGTCCTGACCGGCAATATATCTGAATCTACTCTAGCAAAgcaaaaattaatacaGTATGTTTCAAAAGAGTTAAATAACGATACAGTCATTAGACTATCCCATCTTGATCTAAATTTTCTACCTGAAGAAGCTGTCGACCtgattattaataatcCAACACAGGTGGATAAATTGTACATGCAAAAAAACCTGCTATCCACTTTACCCttaaatttcaataaattaatgCATCTAAGATTGCTAGatttaaaggaaaataaattcacCACCATTCCAGCCAAAAGTCTGCCCCCAAGTTTAGAGATTTTGGATATTTCGTTTAATAGAATTGATGACCTACCCAAATATTTGCACAAATATTTACCcaatttgaaatatttaaacttgaaagaaaataatataaaaaatgttaatatATTACAACCGTTGATTTCCttggaaaaattaagaatTTTAGAGTTAGATGATGATAAGGAACAAGATCTTGAACTTGTTAAAGAAATGGAGCTTTATCCCGAAGACACTGTAAaagcattaaaaaaatattttgagaagcagcagcaacaacaacaacaacaacaacagtcCCAATTAACCAAGGCTTCTAGGAGAATGGGTATTGTTTACAATGATGATCCGAATAGTAGTGATAGTAGCACACCTATATCTAGTCGTTCCAAACAACTTCAGTCAACAGCAATAAATACGAAttcaaatgaaaattttttggataaccattctaaatataatgattattttaaaagactTTCTGTATTACCTGAAGAAGTTAATGAAAATTACTTAAATAGTAGTAGTGAGGATATTTCTCTAGATGAATCGGACGGATTGATAAGTTATAACCAACAAGAAAgtactagtgttaccacAAGTGCCAGTAGTAtgaaatattcaaaattacATAAGTCACCtcatcattttcataatAAACACCATAATCACCTTTCCAATCATGTTACTAACCCTTCACCTCTAAACCACCATGAGCATTATTACCAAAATACTCATCACAATGTAAGTGAAAAACATATTTCACGAAATAATTCGGGGACTGTTGTAGGTACTTCTTCATTTCCTCATgtgattaataaaaattctgaaaaaaaagataccaataataataatactgccAATGTTGTCACAGGAGTCGCTGGAAATAGTTCTAACGTAAACACTACTAGTATTCAACATAAATCCATTTCATCATTGTTACCAACAAGTTCAACTTCCACACCAAATTTATTGTTGCATAATAACCTAGCGATggtcaataataataatggtactaGTACTAATAGTCCACACCATTCTcaccataataataacgtcTATCAATCACAGTCCACACGCCCTGCTAATGATGCCTCTTTAATGCCACAGCTCCATAATACTATCTCAGCATCCGGTTCTTCCCTTAACACGTTAGCTTCGAcaacaaattataatattaagcGTAAACCATACAAGAAATTAGATGTTTTCAACACTATGGTAAACGACGGTATTTCAGCAGCGGCAGCTACTACTATCGATACCACCACCACTAACAGTAGCAATTCAAGTGTTAATATACTCAGTAGTACGCTTCCACCTAATACTCCCAATCATTTATCCAAAGGCAATACTGCACCCAGTAACATTAATATTACAAGTAAAAAGCTTCCCAAGTTAACCACTGGAGAAATTAAGAACATCAAATATGAAAGATTGGTTTTAGGCTGTAGAAAGCTACTATTTACCTTTACCGAATGTCAGCAAACTATAAGAAGGATAACCTCATTTGCTAAGGATAAAACTGTCGCTATGAATGTGGTATCGTTATTATATGGTGTTCGTTCTCACATTGATAATTTAGTGGAAGTTTTAGAAATTGCAGAAACGCATTTTGATGCGGTTCATCCAAGCGTTTTAATTCAGAGTtgtactgttattattccaATTTTTAAGCAGatatttcatttattatcaaataatttcaaCTCTTTTTTCCAAAGTAATGATATCTGTTTTATACGGATGTTCTATGCAATTATTTTGTGTGCTTATACTGAAATGTATAATGCTTATAATTTGGTGTGCACCACAAGTAAAGAACGTCAGCAAAGTTTTTCAAGGAGATCAGCTGCCAATAATGCCAGtgtcaataataataataattatcataCTGGTATAGTTAATTCCAGTGCCAATGACAACAAACACTTGATGGAAAGACCACAGCGAAATGTTAGTCAAAGAAAAGCTTCTTTAACTCAAGGATCCATGCCCCAACAATCGCAATTGCAACAGCAGcaatttatcaaaagaGGTTTAAGGTCAAGTAGTATTTCCAGTGTTATAAATGCTAACCCCTCAAATAACATTGCTGCTACCAATACCAGTAATACTCCCTCCACAAATAATGTTAATAGCATTCCATTATCCGTTACACGCACTAATAATTCCACATCGTCTGTTAGTAGTACTGCATCAGTCGCGTCCCTAAATATAGCGACAGCAAccaatttcaataattctCTTCCATCTTTATCTACTGTAGGCAACAATAATGCCAATATCACTGTCACTAATCCTTCTAATGATAGTTCTACTATATCCATGCCAAATAATAGCAACACTAGTAGTACCACTAACGTAATTAATAATCCCACCGGTTTGTTTACTGTACCTCCATCGCTGTCTCATAAAGGTTCCTCGACTTCTCAGCTTGGTGTTAGAAGCAGAAGTAACACTCTGCAACAAAGATATACCCCACCTAAGCTGTCTACTACTCCGATCACTAATGTTATGATTAATAGCAACACTCACGGTTCCAATAATATTGGCAATAATAGTGCTAATACTTCAACCTCTATCATTGCTGATGCTTCTCCTTCGTCCTCAATGCAAAAAAACATGGCTGTCGaaagtaatagtaataataatagtagtggtagtagtagtagtagtagtagtagcagcaatagtaataataataataatattacaatTGATAGTGCTAATGACAATATTGTTAACGCTAAAAATACTGACACTGAAGATACAGAACAAGAGCAATATACTACGGGtgttaacaataatgaagCTGAGATTGATTTACAATTGTATAAAATTTTGCAATCTGTTATATCAATGACTAATATTGTCCATTCACAATTGAACACGGCAATTTCTAAAGCAGCTATGGAACATGCAAAACAACAATCGGGTGGTAAAAATACAGATTTAGGAACTAATTCTAACACGTCATTTTCTGGTTTGGCCTCTAAGCTTAAGGTATTAACATCCACGTGTGTTGGATGTATGGAACTAAGTGcaaacttaaaaaatagACTAGCGGTCCTACTGGATGTTGGTAATGGTCTCGAACAGGATAAGGAGCTGTTGAGTGCTggagagaaaagaaaaacatgggaaattatcaatatgtttttgaaaagcATTATTTCATTATTGGCTAATGCGAAAAGTATTATGAAAGATATTCCTGAACTGGACAATTTAAGACCTAATTTAGCTAATTTGGCCAAAATAACTAAGGAAGTCACCGTTATTTTAGACTGTAGCTCATATAAAACGGTAGGTAATAAAAGCAATACAAATGGTAGTGTAAATAATGACTCTTCTCAGTGTCAATGGACTATCGGAAACACGCCTATATCTACCCCCTCTTTGGCTAGTAGTAACACAGTGAATCCTTTTGATCAATTATACTGA
- the TFB6 gene encoding TFIIH complex subunit TFB6 (similar to Saccharomyces cerevisiae YOR352W | TFB6 | subunit of TFIIH complex), with the protein MDNIYNEKPATPRAESGVATPELPELDSKDLMDLDIDDEPTTQEKNSQLQYDAMNTSPQETDDAQQQNDKFYDHVDTFKPNLSFNNLDKSLSYHTDITYDTSRRLSASQETKFLAYCEEQLMKIQRKYVQSRGLNPENGYTGIVPLLKDLKRIIDFVWYSIDNNCKNTEDLLSLDSTSNSSGDDNYNNELIVGKAQNMGQCNILLKIADDLIDYVGKFPITDDDIDSIKYIFMIFFIMDKVLSFTIINESRTTHDNNICSGAFMNTTELIRCTSICERSRVQLFQFFQDCKIHGYHYELSKIYEETLDKS; encoded by the coding sequence ATGGATAATATATACAACGAAAAACCAGCTACACCAAGAGCAGAGTCTGGTGTAGCTACTCCTGAATTACCCGAACTAGATTCAAAAGATTTAATGGATTTGGATATTGATGATGAGCCTACAacacaagaaaaaaatagccaACTTCAATATGACGCCATGAATACGAGTCCCCAAGAGACTGATGATgctcaacaacaaaatgataaattCTATGATCACGTTGATACTTTCAAACCAAATTTATCGTTTAATAATCTTGATAAATCATTATCATACCATACTGACATCACATACGATACTAGTAGAAGGTTGAGTGCTAGCCAGGAAACTAAATTTCTAGCTTACTGTGAGGAAcaattgatgaaaataCAAAGGAAATATGTACAAAGCAGGGGTTTAAATCCAGAAAATGGATATACTGGTATTGTTCCACTTTTAAAGGATTTGAAAAGaattattgattttgtaTGGTATAGTATTGATAATAACTGTAAAAATACAGAAGATTTATTGTCTTTAGACAGTACTAGTAACAGCAGTGGTGATGATAATTACAATAATGAGTTAATTGTGGGGAAAGCACAAAATATGGGACAAtgtaatatattattaaagattGCCGATGACTTAATTGATTATGTGGGAAAATTTCCTATTACTGATGACGATATCGATagtataaaatatattttcatgatattttttatcatgGATAAGGTTCTAAGTttcacaataataaatgaatcAAGAACTACtcatgataataatatttgcAGTGGAGCTTTTATGAACACTACTGAACTGATAAGGTGTACCAGTATATGTGAAAGAAGCAGAGTCCAGctatttcaattttttcaagatTGTAAAATACATGGCTATCATTATGAATTGAGTAAAATATATGAAGAGACATTAGATAAGAGTTGA
- the MEK1 gene encoding serine/threonine protein kinase MEK1 (similar to Saccharomyces cerevisiae YOR351C | MEK1 | MEiotic Kinase), with protein MILGYLSIYQKDCNTQKFTKSVSPIFKNKQLKIGRNADMCDIVISNPVVSNLHCKVWGVKFDEQSVPNVYLQDVSLNGTIIYEKDKKTAFLINKYQFIMLKNNDESQYISFPKLKNSTYLKFHSLKEYRNDKLIGASLDLFFENLQIEQNIDANWKIVPQIVGSGTFGLVMICERTNSKREEKLFCAVKIVKHKQNIKISKESQILLNLKHPNIINIFSTKTDEYGNIYLFQDLICGGDLFSYLAKGNCLTPLPEDESLIIVYQILMALKYLHSKGVVHRDLKLDNILLRTPEPCTKIVLADFGIAKDIENIRTNRLHTVVGTPEYCAPEVGFRASRSLYKQVSRATTKSIVDEIGYNYKCDLWSLGVVTHIILTGISPFYGDGTEMCIIENVKSGKLNFSLAQWSVVSVHAKNFVSKLLNVNIEERLTSQQALTHLWISKHRVYLEEIYKFKILAEE; from the coding sequence atgatattaggttatctttcaatttatcaaaaagaTTGCAATACTCAAAAATTCACTAAAAGTGTGTCCCccatatttaaaaacaaacaactAAAGATTGGAAGAAATGCAGATATGTGTGATATAGTTATTAGTAATCCTGTTGTGTCTAATTTGCATTGTAAAGTATGGGGAGTTAAATTTGATGAACAAAGCGTTCCCAATGTTTATTTACAAGATGTTTCTTTGAATGGTACTATAATTtatgaaaaagataaaaaaaccGCATTCTTAATCAATAAATATCAATTTATTATGTTAAAAAACAACGATGAAAGTCAATATATTAGTTTTCCCAAGTTGAAAAACTCCacttatttaaaatttcataGCTTAAAGGAATACAGGaatgataaattaattGGTGCTTCGCTGGATTTGTTTTTCGAAAACTTGCAGATTGAACAAAATATTGATGCCAATTGGAAAATTGTTCCCCAAATTGTAGGCAGTGGCACTTTTGGTTTAGTTATGATTTGTGAAAGGACTAATTCAAAAAGGGAAGAGAAACTTTTTTGTGCTGTTAAAATTGTCAAGcacaaacaaaatatcaaaatatcAAAGGAATCGCAAATtcttttgaatttaaaacacccaaatatcattaatattttttctacaAAAACAGATGAATATGGTaatatttacttatttCAAGATTTGATATGTGGGGGCGACCTTTTCTCTTATTTAGCCAAAGGCAATTGTTTAACTCCATTGCCTGAAGACGAAAGTCTAATTATAGTTTATCAAATATTAATGGCCCTAAAGTATTTACATTCTAAGGGAGTAGTACATAGGGATTTGAAATTGGACAATATTTTGTTAAGGACTCCTGAACCGTGTACTAAAATTGTGTTAGCCGATTTTGGAATCGCTAAAGATATAGAAAATATCAGAACAAACAGATTGCATACCGTAGTTGGGACACCTGAATATTGTGCGCCAGAGGTTGGGTTTAGAGCTAGCAGGTCTTTGTATAAGCAAGTTAGTAGGGCTACCACGAAAAGCATTGTGGATGAGATTGGTTACAATTACAAGTGTGATTTATGGTCATTAGGAGTTGTTACACACATTATTTTGACTGGGATTTCACCCTTTTATGGTGATGGAACAGAGATGTGTATTATTGAAAACGTGAAAAGCGGTAAATTAAACTTTTCCTTAGCACAATGGTCTGTTGTTAGTGTACATgctaaaaattttgtttcaaaattattgaatGTAAATATTGAAGAAAGATTGACCAGTCAGCAAGCTTTAACACATTTATGGATTAGTAAGCATAGAGTATATTTAGAagaaatttataaatttaagaTTCTAGCTGAAGAATAG